A genomic region of Microcoleus sp. FACHB-831 contains the following coding sequences:
- a CDS encoding low temperature requirement protein A has protein sequence MAKSLWQPPRLRTAEENEEERRATWLELFYDLIFVAAIAEVSHYLNEHVSLAGFFGYVLLFVPIWWSWVGATFYATRFDTDDLGHRLLTLLQMIAIAVLAVNVHHGLGESSVGFALSYVTVRAILIVQYLVAGYHIPAARGLTTWYATGFSIAAAIWLVSAFLPLPWRFAVWLLAFIIDFGTPLTAGKLVAQIPPSFSHIPERLGLFTIIVLGEAVIAVVRGVAKLEWGASSAIVAVLGMIVAFSLWWIYFDSVDGSPLRAMGVGRMGIGLTWLYSHLPLAIGIAAAGVGVEHIIISSKTGIALPATQRWLICSAVAICLISLAAIHLITCTLGTTRRRKILAAYRVGSAAFIMVIAIAGGALSSIAVIGLVAVACAVQVVLALIATHHAQPEPSC, from the coding sequence ATGGCAAAAAGTTTGTGGCAACCCCCCCGCCTGCGTACCGCTGAAGAAAATGAAGAAGAAAGACGCGCTACTTGGCTGGAACTATTCTACGACTTGATCTTTGTGGCGGCGATCGCTGAAGTATCTCATTACCTTAACGAGCATGTCTCCCTCGCTGGCTTCTTCGGCTACGTGCTGCTGTTCGTGCCGATTTGGTGGTCTTGGGTTGGGGCAACTTTTTACGCCACTCGCTTCGACACCGACGACTTAGGACACCGACTGCTGACGCTGCTGCAAATGATAGCGATCGCAGTCCTTGCAGTCAACGTGCATCACGGATTAGGAGAAAGTTCCGTTGGCTTCGCCCTCTCCTACGTCACCGTCAGGGCTATTTTGATCGTTCAATATCTCGTTGCTGGCTACCATATACCAGCAGCGCGGGGATTAACAACTTGGTACGCCACAGGTTTTAGCATCGCCGCCGCCATCTGGTTGGTGTCAGCCTTCCTACCACTTCCTTGGCGTTTTGCCGTTTGGTTGTTGGCGTTCATCATCGACTTCGGTACGCCCCTAACAGCAGGCAAATTAGTTGCCCAAATACCCCCCTCCTTTTCCCACATTCCAGAGCGTTTGGGATTATTTACCATCATCGTCTTGGGCGAGGCGGTAATCGCTGTAGTCAGAGGAGTCGCCAAGTTGGAATGGGGTGCCTCATCTGCCATTGTCGCTGTCCTGGGTATGATCGTCGCTTTTAGCCTGTGGTGGATCTACTTCGACAGCGTGGATGGCTCTCCCCTACGGGCTATGGGAGTTGGTCGTATGGGCATCGGTCTAACGTGGCTCTATTCCCATCTACCACTCGCTATTGGTATTGCTGCTGCTGGTGTTGGTGTCGAACATATCATCATCTCTAGCAAAACGGGAATAGCATTACCTGCTACCCAGCGATGGCTGATTTGCAGCGCTGTAGCGATTTGTTTGATTTCCTTGGCAGCTATTCACCTGATCACCTGCACTCTGGGGACAACAAGACGGCGTAAGATTTTAGCCGCCTATCGCGTCGGTTCTGCGGCGTTTATTATGGTTATCGCGATCGCTGGGGGTGCTTTATCATCGATTGCGGTAATAGGCTTGGTGGCTGTAGCCTGTGCCGTACAAGTCGTTCTGGCTCTGATCGCAACCCATCACGCTCAGCCCGAACCAAGCTGCTAA
- a CDS encoding cyclase family protein — protein sequence MHIPSQKTITYSRVVHLSHVIDPNIPQWPGDPPVEFETVAELDKDGYYMRRFSLGEHSATHMNAPNSFYASGVGIDQYSAESLVVPAIVMDVREQCAKNADYALAISDIFAWEHQHGQIPSGCIVLLYTGWQEKWQNENAFLNPDADGNLHFPGFGESATQFLLRDRHIAGVGIDTHGVDSGIDCTFATNRLVLQQNGIVLENLTNLDRLPPIGTTLIIGILRLRGGSGSPAAAIALVP from the coding sequence ATGCACATACCATCCCAGAAAACCATTACCTACTCGCGGGTCGTTCACCTAAGCCATGTAATTGACCCCAATATCCCACAATGGCCGGGAGATCCGCCTGTAGAATTTGAGACTGTCGCAGAGTTAGATAAAGATGGCTACTATATGCGGCGTTTCTCGTTAGGCGAACACAGCGCCACGCACATGAACGCGCCTAACAGCTTTTATGCTTCTGGTGTAGGGATTGACCAATATTCTGCCGAGTCGCTTGTTGTACCTGCAATAGTGATGGATGTTCGGGAGCAATGTGCAAAGAATGCCGATTATGCACTCGCTATTTCAGATATTTTCGCTTGGGAACACCAACACGGCCAGATTCCTTCTGGCTGCATAGTGCTGCTTTACACGGGATGGCAAGAAAAATGGCAAAACGAAAATGCATTTCTCAACCCGGATGCTGACGGTAACTTACATTTCCCTGGGTTTGGCGAATCCGCCACTCAATTTTTGTTGCGCGATCGCCACATTGCAGGAGTTGGAATCGATACTCACGGCGTAGACTCCGGCATAGATTGTACCTTTGCTACCAACCGCCTGGTATTGCAACAAAATGGCATCGTCCTCGAAAACCTCACCAACTTAGATCGCTTACCGCCGATAGGCACTACATTAATCATCGGTATCCTCCGCCTGCGGGGTGGTTCTGGTTCTCCCGCCGCCGCGATCGCCCTAGTTCCGTGA
- a CDS encoding dynamin family protein, with the protein MSYKIETESFLNDLDKVVKARHQVAGSLSRMAETLKEAESEGESTSGGLGLDRDIEDINIASNNFRKGVFRLLVLGDMKRGKSTFLNALIGENLLPSDVNPCTAVLTVLRYGPEKQVTVYFNNGKDPETLDFTAFKQRYTIDPAEAKKLEQEKKEAFPGVDYAVVEYPLALLEKGIEIVDSPGLNDTEARNELSLGYINNCHAILFVLRASQPCTLGERRYLENYIKGRGLSVFFLINAWDQIREGLLDPDDEEELKEAEDKVRRVFKANLSEYCQVDGMDIYDERVFEVSAIKALRRRLKNPSATLEGTGFREFMGALNTFLTQERAIAEMRQARTLARQTSTRVTEAIERRIPLLEQDVNELKRRISSVEPEFVKLTNIRDQFKEEIRNTRDYQAKAIADYFRSYVLNLGNTFETDFLRYQPALNLFDFLNAGKREAFNAALQQGFEQYINDKLSAWGREAEQKIDAAFSQLSRSAAQYGASYTQVTDKITEKLTGQKVQTPASNTPEDNSPGWAKWAMGLVSLTGGNFAGFAMAGAGFDWKNILLNYFTVIGISGIIGTVTGVFLGPIGIALLGLGVGVFQADQARQELVKAAKKELIKYLPQVANEQWTPIYEGVKECFDAYDREVSLRVNDDIEARKAELDNLLKQKESHEINRDTELKRLKQLQGDVLSEWQSVESVYESLLVP; encoded by the coding sequence ATGAGTTACAAAATTGAAACTGAAAGTTTTCTTAACGATTTAGATAAAGTCGTCAAAGCGCGTCATCAGGTTGCAGGTTCTCTCTCCCGCATGGCTGAAACGCTTAAAGAAGCAGAGTCAGAAGGAGAATCTACTTCTGGGGGATTGGGTTTAGATAGAGATATAGAAGATATAAACATTGCTAGTAATAATTTTCGCAAAGGTGTATTTAGGCTGCTAGTTTTAGGCGATATGAAACGGGGTAAAAGCACTTTCCTTAATGCCTTAATTGGCGAAAATTTGTTACCCAGCGATGTTAATCCTTGTACAGCAGTGCTAACTGTTTTACGCTACGGCCCAGAAAAGCAAGTTACTGTTTATTTTAATAATGGGAAAGATCCGGAAACTTTAGATTTTACAGCTTTTAAGCAGCGTTACACTATAGACCCCGCCGAAGCAAAGAAACTAGAACAAGAGAAGAAGGAAGCATTTCCAGGCGTTGATTATGCTGTCGTAGAGTATCCCTTAGCACTTCTGGAAAAGGGAATTGAAATAGTGGATAGCCCAGGGTTAAACGATACAGAAGCGCGGAATGAACTATCTTTAGGATATATCAATAATTGTCATGCAATACTTTTCGTACTTAGGGCATCGCAGCCTTGTACCCTTGGCGAGCGTCGCTATTTAGAAAATTATATCAAAGGCCGGGGTTTGTCTGTTTTCTTTCTGATTAATGCTTGGGATCAAATTCGTGAAGGGTTGCTCGATCCGGATGACGAAGAAGAATTGAAAGAAGCGGAAGATAAAGTGCGTCGAGTATTCAAAGCCAATTTATCTGAATATTGTCAGGTGGATGGGATGGATATTTATGACGAGCGAGTTTTTGAGGTTTCGGCAATTAAAGCGCTGCGGCGGCGACTGAAAAACCCCAGTGCTACTTTAGAAGGAACTGGGTTTAGAGAATTCATGGGGGCATTGAATACATTTTTAACTCAGGAAAGAGCGATCGCAGAAATGCGACAAGCTAGAACTTTGGCGCGTCAAACTTCGACTCGCGTAACAGAAGCAATTGAACGACGCATCCCCTTGCTAGAGCAGGATGTTAATGAATTAAAGCGCCGGATTAGTTCAGTTGAACCGGAATTTGTCAAATTAACGAATATCCGCGATCAATTTAAGGAGGAAATTAGGAACACCCGCGACTATCAAGCTAAAGCGATCGCTGATTACTTCCGCAGCTACGTTCTTAACTTGGGAAACACGTTTGAAACAGATTTCTTGCGCTATCAGCCTGCATTAAACTTGTTTGATTTCCTAAACGCGGGTAAGCGAGAAGCATTTAATGCGGCGCTCCAACAAGGTTTTGAACAGTATATTAATGATAAACTTTCCGCGTGGGGACGTGAAGCCGAACAAAAAATAGATGCAGCATTTTCCCAACTATCAAGGAGTGCTGCACAATATGGTGCTTCTTACACTCAGGTGACAGATAAAATTACAGAGAAGTTAACAGGGCAAAAGGTACAAACTCCTGCAAGCAACACGCCTGAAGATAACTCACCGGGATGGGCTAAATGGGCGATGGGTCTTGTTTCATTAACTGGGGGTAACTTTGCTGGCTTTGCAATGGCTGGAGCAGGTTTCGATTGGAAAAACATCCTCCTAAACTATTTCACCGTGATTGGAATTAGCGGCATTATTGGTACGGTTACTGGTGTTTTTCTCGGGCCAATAGGTATCGCGCTGTTGGGTTTAGGCGTGGGGGTTTTCCAAGCAGATCAAGCGCGACAAGAACTGGTAAAAGCTGCGAAAAAAGAGCTAATAAAATATCTGCCCCAGGTAGCAAACGAGCAATGGACGCCGATTTATGAAGGCGTGAAAGAGTGTTTTGATGCTTACGATCGCGAAGTTAGCCTGCGCGTGAATGATGATATTGAGGCGCGTAAGGCTGAATTAGATAATTTGTTGAAGCAAAAGGAGTCCCATGAAATTAATCGCGATACTGAATTAAAGCGATTAAAACAGTTGCAAGGGGATGTTTTATCTGAATGGCAGAGTGTTGAGTCTGTTTATGAGAGTTTGCTTGTGCCTTAA
- a CDS encoding dynamin family protein — MKDREDYSGILKSVRSSLGVLELDKNSQLYRDVISICDYFDNPTFRIAVFGPFNYGKSTLLNALMGNRALPIDIIPTTGAAIAVKYGEELRTRITMSDGTEINELGTDVLKQFAILDGDRRMRGDVASVEVTCPHPFLQNGVELLDLPGTNDREAQDDLVRDKLLTADLIVQVLDARQLMTLVEREKLRDWLLDRGIKTIVFVVNFVNLLEPEDQKEVQNRLRFVAESFRADLPPGISNLYRVDALPALRARLKGDAAAAQTTGISSFESALQSISAFQQEKRGDTRLPRVNAIAMQIKQALQVKSSAIATELETAQSKHQAKIDIQQRAETLIKQGFAASIAELRNWLQEPKLIERYHSEVASALQNNQFSSWQNGAFRQAIADLQEAVVKWIIQACEFFDRPQPERLLITFPSPPDVLLPEKPKVSDSGSSNAEKAVLATGIGWLLGGPVGAAVGAGASYLLSRDSEDDKQEPSQISYENQVAQAYAKAAYDYLNRFSAQAISKLNSYEEEAKKVIKFQVPKEPLEVTEKCHRLSLLNACLDNLNAELG, encoded by the coding sequence ATGAAAGATCGTGAAGATTATTCGGGTATTTTAAAGAGTGTTAGGTCGTCATTAGGCGTGCTGGAACTTGATAAGAATTCGCAACTTTATCGGGATGTAATATCTATCTGCGACTATTTCGATAATCCTACTTTTCGCATTGCTGTATTTGGCCCTTTTAATTACGGCAAGTCAACGCTACTAAATGCTTTGATGGGAAATCGTGCCTTACCAATAGATATTATTCCCACTACGGGGGCGGCGATCGCTGTCAAATATGGTGAGGAGCTAAGAACCCGCATTACCATGTCGGATGGAACGGAAATTAATGAACTTGGCACTGATGTTCTCAAGCAATTTGCTATTTTAGATGGCGATCGCCGCATGCGTGGCGATGTCGCTTCTGTAGAGGTAACTTGCCCTCATCCATTCTTACAAAATGGTGTTGAGTTGCTAGATTTGCCTGGAACTAATGACAGGGAAGCGCAGGATGATTTGGTACGCGACAAGCTGCTGACGGCGGATCTTATTGTTCAAGTATTGGATGCTCGTCAGTTAATGACTTTAGTTGAACGGGAAAAATTACGCGATTGGCTGCTAGATCGCGGGATTAAAACTATTGTATTTGTGGTCAATTTTGTCAATTTATTAGAACCTGAAGACCAGAAAGAAGTCCAAAATCGCTTGCGGTTTGTAGCAGAAAGTTTCCGCGCAGATTTACCTCCAGGAATTAGTAATTTATACCGCGTTGATGCTCTGCCTGCTTTGAGAGCTAGACTAAAAGGTGATGCGGCGGCTGCACAAACTACAGGAATTTCTAGCTTTGAGTCGGCGTTGCAAAGTATTTCTGCATTTCAACAGGAAAAGAGGGGGGATACTCGTCTTCCTCGCGTGAATGCGATCGCCATGCAAATTAAGCAAGCTTTGCAAGTAAAATCAAGCGCGATCGCTACGGAGTTAGAAACTGCCCAATCCAAGCACCAAGCTAAAATTGATATCCAACAAAGAGCCGAGACACTAATTAAACAAGGTTTTGCTGCTAGCATTGCTGAATTGCGAAATTGGCTGCAAGAGCCAAAACTCATAGAACGCTATCACTCTGAAGTAGCCTCTGCACTCCAAAACAATCAATTTAGCAGTTGGCAAAATGGTGCTTTTAGGCAAGCGATCGCAGATCTTCAAGAGGCAGTTGTAAAATGGATTATTCAAGCTTGTGAATTTTTCGATCGCCCTCAACCTGAACGGCTATTAATAACATTCCCCAGTCCGCCAGATGTATTACTGCCAGAGAAACCAAAAGTCTCAGATAGTGGCAGCAGTAATGCTGAAAAAGCTGTTTTAGCAACTGGAATTGGTTGGTTGTTGGGTGGCCCAGTAGGAGCAGCAGTTGGCGCTGGTGCTAGCTATCTTTTAAGTCGAGATTCAGAAGACGACAAGCAAGAGCCATCGCAAATATCCTATGAAAATCAGGTGGCGCAAGCTTATGCTAAAGCGGCTTATGACTATCTAAATCGCTTCAGTGCCCAAGCTATTTCAAAACTCAATTCATATGAAGAAGAAGCAAAAAAAGTAATTAAATTTCAAGTACCTAAAGAGCCATTAGAAGTGACAGAGAAGTGTCATCGTCTGAGTTTATTAAACGCTTGCTTGGATAATTTGAATGCAGAATTAGGGTAG
- a CDS encoding S-(hydroxymethyl)glutathione dehydrogenase/class III alcohol dehydrogenase, with translation MEVKAAVAFEAGQPLSIETVHLDGPKEGEVLIEIKASGVCHTDAYTLSGADPEGLFPAILGHEGAGVVVEVGAGVTSLKEGDRVIPLYTPECRQCEYCLSRKTNLCQAIRSTQGRGVMPDGTSRFSIDGQKIHHYMGTSTFSNYTVLPEIAVAKIREDAPFDKVCYIGCGVTTGIGAVINTAKVEPGANVVVFGLGGIGLNVIQGARLVGANMIVGVDINPSKRSLAEKFGMTHFVNPNEVEGDLVAYLVDLTKGGADYSFECIGNVNIMRQALECCHKGWGVSVIIGVAGAGQEISTRPFQLVTGRVWKGSAFGGARGRTDVPKIVDWYMEGKINIDDMITHVMPIERINDALDLMHKGESIRSVVTF, from the coding sequence ATGGAAGTAAAAGCAGCAGTGGCATTTGAGGCGGGTCAGCCGTTAAGCATTGAAACGGTCCACTTGGATGGCCCCAAAGAGGGAGAAGTATTAATCGAAATTAAGGCGAGTGGGGTATGCCATACTGATGCCTACACGCTTTCTGGTGCCGATCCTGAAGGTTTATTCCCAGCAATTTTGGGACACGAAGGTGCGGGAGTTGTTGTAGAAGTTGGTGCAGGCGTGACGAGTTTGAAAGAGGGCGATCGCGTAATTCCTCTCTATACTCCAGAATGTCGCCAATGCGAATATTGTCTCAGTCGCAAAACTAATCTTTGTCAAGCCATTCGTTCAACCCAAGGACGCGGCGTCATGCCTGATGGTACGAGTCGCTTCTCAATTGATGGGCAAAAAATTCATCATTACATGGGAACTTCGACTTTTTCTAACTATACGGTATTGCCAGAAATTGCTGTAGCAAAAATTCGTGAAGATGCTCCCTTCGATAAAGTTTGTTATATCGGTTGCGGCGTTACAACTGGTATTGGTGCTGTCATCAACACCGCCAAAGTTGAACCTGGGGCTAATGTTGTAGTTTTTGGATTGGGTGGCATTGGGCTTAATGTTATCCAGGGGGCGCGGCTGGTTGGCGCTAATATGATCGTGGGAGTTGATATTAATCCCAGCAAGCGCTCGCTTGCTGAAAAGTTTGGCATGACTCACTTCGTAAATCCCAACGAAGTCGAGGGCGATTTAGTTGCCTATCTCGTCGATTTAACTAAAGGCGGTGCTGATTATAGTTTCGAGTGCATCGGCAATGTTAATATCATGCGTCAAGCTTTGGAATGCTGCCATAAAGGTTGGGGAGTTAGTGTTATCATCGGCGTTGCTGGTGCAGGTCAAGAAATTAGCACCCGTCCCTTCCAACTTGTCACCGGGCGCGTGTGGAAAGGTTCGGCTTTCGGCGGTGCTAGAGGTCGCACGGATGTACCCAAAATTGTTGATTGGTATATGGAAGGGAAGATTAATATTGACGACATGATTACTCATGTAATGCCCATTGAACGCATCAACGATGCTTTAGATTTGATGCACAAAGGCGAATCTATTCGCAGCGTCGTCACATTTTAG
- the fghA gene encoding S-formylglutathione hydrolase, whose translation MSVSPNLVSEHSCFGGKVGFYSHQSDSCKGEMRFSIYQPPQAKSQPVPVLYYLSGLTCTEENFMVKAGAQQFAAKYGLMLVVPDTSPRNTGIEGEDRDWDLGTGAGFYVNATEEPWRSRYQMYSYVVRELPALIAEHFPVQPENKGIFGHSMGGHGALVCALRNPEQYKSVSAFAPIAAPMRCGLSQKAFTNYLGTNKETWRAYDACELVLSARYNRNILIDQGTADEFLAHQLLPEAFEEACAKAGQPLTLRYQEGYNHGYYFISTFIEDHIRHHAAALYGSKD comes from the coding sequence ATGTCAGTGTCTCCAAACCTCGTTTCTGAACATTCTTGCTTTGGCGGTAAAGTCGGATTTTATAGCCATCAATCTGATAGTTGTAAAGGCGAAATGCGCTTCTCCATCTATCAGCCACCGCAAGCGAAATCGCAGCCAGTTCCAGTTCTTTATTATCTCTCTGGTTTGACTTGCACCGAAGAGAATTTTATGGTGAAAGCGGGGGCGCAACAATTTGCCGCCAAGTACGGTTTGATGCTTGTAGTACCTGACACCAGCCCTCGCAACACGGGGATTGAGGGTGAGGATCGAGACTGGGATTTAGGTACTGGTGCTGGGTTTTACGTCAATGCTACTGAAGAGCCTTGGCGATCGCGCTATCAAATGTATAGCTATGTTGTCCGCGAGTTGCCCGCTTTGATTGCAGAGCATTTCCCCGTGCAACCTGAAAATAAAGGTATTTTCGGTCACTCAATGGGCGGTCACGGGGCGCTAGTTTGTGCCTTGAGAAACCCCGAACAGTACAAATCGGTTTCAGCCTTTGCACCCATTGCAGCGCCAATGCGCTGCGGGTTGAGTCAGAAAGCGTTCACCAATTACCTCGGTACTAATAAGGAGACTTGGCGTGCATACGATGCGTGCGAATTGGTACTGAGTGCCAGATATAACCGTAATATCCTCATCGATCAAGGCACGGCTGATGAGTTTCTAGCCCATCAACTGCTTCCAGAGGCGTTTGAAGAAGCGTGTGCAAAGGCTGGACAGCCGCTAACTTTGCGCTACCAGGAGGGTTACAATCACGGTTACTATTTTATCTCCACCTTCATCGAAGACCACATCCGCCACCACGCGGCGGCGCTGTATGGAAGTAAAGATTAA
- a CDS encoding DUF6745 domain-containing protein: protein MRGLTPQRSLLEKWRTLSTISIEHQKATAAIKAAYALISQAEPEIVFCSSPHAGLTSLAEYKSLGVPLAEKLSESTREGFSQGLWVFLLRGMQFRQADAIYRELRLDLGDRLRLDLSDRSFYSDKHLVPESLVKDISVTEYCVSKFGYVLTQKTQQALHCLNQLLEHCGWIWAFEKVCIVCDRPIKLSFDSEDRLHALGEPAIEFADGYKLYSYHGVTLPEKYGKFHPEQWQSQWFLEEENAELRRVLIQEIGYARICQELQAAELDTWQEYTLLTIDDKVDREPIHLLKMTCPSTGFVHALRVPPNVNSAREAIRWVNWGTDPEEFFIQT, encoded by the coding sequence ATTCGTGGCCTAACCCCGCAGCGATCGCTATTAGAAAAATGGCGCACTCTCTCAACAATTTCCATTGAGCATCAAAAAGCCACAGCCGCCATAAAAGCTGCCTATGCACTCATATCTCAAGCCGAACCTGAGATCGTTTTTTGCAGCAGCCCCCACGCGGGTTTGACATCTTTAGCTGAATATAAGAGCTTGGGAGTGCCACTAGCAGAAAAACTTAGCGAATCGACAAGAGAAGGATTTAGTCAAGGGTTGTGGGTATTTTTGCTCCGAGGGATGCAATTTCGACAAGCGGACGCAATCTACAGAGAACTGCGGTTAGATTTAGGCGATCGCCTGCGGTTAGATTTATCCGATCGCAGTTTTTATTCAGATAAACACCTTGTGCCTGAAAGCTTAGTGAAAGACATCAGCGTAACGGAATATTGTGTTTCTAAATTTGGTTACGTGCTTACTCAAAAGACACAGCAAGCATTGCACTGCCTCAACCAACTTCTGGAACACTGCGGCTGGATATGGGCGTTTGAGAAAGTTTGTATTGTGTGCGATCGCCCCATCAAACTTTCTTTTGACAGTGAAGATCGCCTCCATGCCCTTGGCGAACCTGCCATTGAGTTTGCTGATGGCTACAAATTATACTCATATCACGGCGTAACTTTACCTGAAAAATATGGTAAATTTCACCCTGAACAATGGCAATCTCAATGGTTTTTAGAAGAGGAAAACGCTGAACTTCGCCGAGTGTTAATTCAGGAAATTGGTTACGCTCGAATTTGCCAAGAGTTGCAGGCAGCTGAATTAGATACTTGGCAAGAATACACGCTATTAACAATAGATGATAAGGTCGATCGCGAACCAATTCATTTATTAAAAATGACTTGTCCTAGCACTGGATTTGTTCACGCCTTGCGCGTACCACCTAATGTTAATTCAGCCAGGGAGGCAATTCGCTGGGTAAATTGGGGAACCGATCCGGAAGAATTTTTTATTCAAACATGA
- a CDS encoding gamma-glutamyl-gamma-aminobutyrate hydrolase family protein, with protein sequence MKSKPPLIGITTAGQLDTRLFCIRGDYVEAVRLAGGLPILLPPGEPDPGLILERVDGLIFSGGGDIDPAAYNGSSHPTVYNVDEQRDRFELSLAKLALNTDIPILGICRGLEILVVATGGKLVAHVPDEFGSAIAHRTHQSRHCEHSVQICPKSRLATLIKAPEPQIVSWHHQAVRTVPPGWRIAARASDGVIEAVEHETHPWAIALQWHPELAPNDPCQQRIFQSLVEAARDRMR encoded by the coding sequence ATGAAATCAAAGCCCCCACTTATTGGAATTACTACCGCCGGACAACTTGATACGCGCCTGTTCTGCATTCGGGGCGATTATGTAGAAGCGGTGAGGTTAGCGGGTGGCTTACCAATTTTGCTGCCGCCGGGAGAACCTGACCCTGGTTTAATATTAGAAAGAGTGGATGGTTTGATATTTTCTGGGGGTGGTGATATTGACCCCGCTGCTTATAATGGCTCATCGCATCCAACGGTTTATAACGTAGACGAACAGCGCGATCGCTTTGAGTTATCTTTAGCTAAACTTGCTCTTAATACAGATATTCCAATTTTGGGAATTTGTCGCGGTTTAGAAATATTGGTAGTGGCAACTGGGGGGAAATTAGTAGCGCATGTCCCGGATGAATTCGGCAGCGCGATCGCCCATCGCACTCATCAATCTCGTCACTGCGAACATAGCGTGCAAATTTGTCCAAAAAGTCGCCTTGCTACGCTAATTAAAGCGCCAGAACCGCAGATTGTTTCCTGGCATCATCAAGCTGTGCGGACAGTTCCACCGGGTTGGCGTATCGCAGCACGCGCCTCGGATGGCGTCATAGAAGCAGTCGAACATGAAACGCATCCTTGGGCGATCGCGCTACAGTGGCATCCAGAACTCGCACCCAACGATCCTTGTCAGCAACGCATCTTTCAATCATTAGTTGAAGCCGCACGCGATCGCATGAGGTAA
- the glnT gene encoding type III glutamate--ammonia ligase, with protein MITTLTSSQPLSELAKELNLDFFLVSFTDILGGTRAKLVPAAKIATVESEGAFFAPFACNLGLGPDAHDIAAIPDPTSLIVLPWQQNVGWVASDVYFDGEPFPSAPRVIFKQVLQQCEKLGYSYKTGVEAEFFLLKKTRQGYQIADSNDTAARPCYDQLNLMRQFDFISTIVSYLEQLGWEPYQCDHEDANGQFEINWTYNDALVTADRHVFFKYMVKTLAEQHGLTASFMPKPFSNLTGNGAHVHMSLWDDGSNAFGDSSDEMGLSNLAYEFLSGVLNHARGLAALCNPTINSYRRLGAAMTASGSSWSPRYISYGGNNRTHMIRIPDKGRFECRLVDGSANLYLAQAGLLASGLEGIAKHIKAGKPIDENMFVRGLEFPDLETLPTSLLEALNYLEEDSLLMTTLGEGAKTFLEFKHQECNTYNAQVTAWELEQYINC; from the coding sequence GTGATTACAACTCTGACAAGCAGCCAACCCCTGAGTGAATTAGCCAAAGAACTCAACTTAGACTTCTTTCTTGTCTCGTTCACAGATATTTTGGGAGGAACGCGCGCCAAACTCGTTCCCGCTGCCAAAATTGCCACTGTTGAGTCTGAAGGAGCTTTTTTTGCTCCCTTTGCCTGTAATTTGGGATTAGGCCCCGATGCCCACGATATCGCCGCGATTCCCGATCCAACTTCTCTTATAGTCCTTCCCTGGCAACAGAATGTAGGCTGGGTTGCTAGCGATGTTTATTTTGATGGCGAACCTTTTCCATCTGCACCTAGAGTAATTTTTAAGCAAGTTCTCCAACAGTGCGAAAAGCTGGGTTATAGTTACAAAACTGGTGTAGAAGCAGAATTCTTTTTACTCAAAAAAACGCGCCAAGGCTATCAAATTGCCGACTCGAACGATACAGCAGCAAGACCCTGCTACGACCAGCTAAACTTAATGCGGCAGTTTGATTTTATCTCTACTATTGTTAGTTATCTAGAACAGTTGGGATGGGAACCTTATCAGTGCGACCATGAGGATGCTAACGGTCAGTTTGAAATTAACTGGACTTATAATGATGCCCTAGTGACAGCAGACCGTCATGTATTTTTTAAATATATGGTAAAAACTCTAGCAGAACAACACGGATTAACTGCTAGTTTTATGCCCAAACCTTTTAGCAATCTAACAGGAAATGGGGCGCACGTTCATATGAGTTTGTGGGATGATGGATCTAATGCTTTCGGCGATTCATCTGACGAAATGGGGTTGTCTAACTTAGCTTATGAATTTTTATCTGGCGTGCTGAATCATGCGCGTGGTTTGGCGGCTTTGTGCAATCCTACAATAAACTCATATCGGCGGTTGGGTGCGGCAATGACCGCATCAGGCAGCAGTTGGAGTCCGCGATATATCTCCTACGGTGGAAATAATCGCACGCACATGATTCGCATCCCCGATAAAGGAAGATTTGAGTGTCGGTTGGTGGATGGTTCTGCTAATCTATATTTAGCTCAGGCAGGGCTTTTGGCATCTGGGCTGGAAGGCATCGCTAAACATATTAAAGCTGGTAAGCCAATAGATGAAAATATGTTTGTGCGGGGTTTGGAATTTCCAGACTTGGAAACTTTGCCGACCAGTTTGCTAGAAGCGCTTAATTATCTGGAAGAAGATTCTTTACTGATGACGACTTTAGGAGAAGGAGCAAAAACTTTTCTGGAGTTTAAACATCAGGAATGTAATACTTATAATGCCCAGGTTACAGCTTGGGAGTTGGAACAATATATCAACTGCTAA